GTGCTCGCCATTGCCATCGGCCTCGTCTGTCTTGCCCGACACGCGGCGAGCCAAGGTTGGCTCATGAAACGCGGCGGCAGCTGACGAGCCGAGGCACGCCCCTCTCACCCCAACCCGAATGCCCGTCGCAGGACCGCCAGTGAGCGCTCGCCGTGCTCGGCCGCCACGATCACGTCGAGGCGGACTTCGCTCGTGTTGACCAGGTCGATGTTGATCCCCTCGTCCGCCAGCGGCTTGAACAGGCGATCGGCCACGCCCGCGTGACTGCGGATCCCGACGCCCGTGATCGACAGCTTCGCCACGTGCGGCACGTCGGCCATCGTGCCACCGCGCGACGCCGCGATCCGCCGCGCGATGTCCGTCGCCCGGTCGCGGTCGGCCGCCGGGACCGTGAAGCTCAGCTCGGCGCGGCCACCGTGCGGATGGCTCTGCACGATCATGTCGACGAACAGGCCGGCCCGGCCGACCTCCTCGAAGACGTCGGCCGCCACGCCCGGCGTGTCGGGGAGATCGATGAACGTGAGCAGCGCCTGCGAGGCATCGAGGATGCAATCTTCGATCGCCAGATCCTCCATCCCCTCGAGGCGATTGACGACGTCGAGCGGACTGGAACGGCCGATCGTCGCCGGCTGACCGAGCGCCGGCTCGGCGGCAGCCTCGTGGTCGAGCGCGAAGGCACGGTGCACGGCCGCGACGGCCGCCGGGCCCGAGGCGCGGTCGACGAGGACCGAGATCTTGATCTCGCTGGTGGTGATCATCCGGACGTTGATCTTCTCGGCCGCCAGGGCGGTGAACATCCTCCCGGCCACACCCTGCTCGCGGGCCATGCCGACGCCGACGGCGGAGACTTTGGCAAGGTCGGCGTCGTGCGACACGCCCGAGGCGCCGAGCTGTGCGGCGGTGGCCCGGGTGAGGTCGAGGGCCGAATCGGCGTCGTCGGCGGGGACGGTGAACGAGATGTCGGCGCGGCCGTGCTGGCCGACGTTTTGCACGATCATGTCGACGGCGATGCCCGAGGCGGCGAGGCGCGAGAACAGCGCGTGGCTCGAGCCCGGCTGGTCGGGGACCGCCTCGAGCGTGATCCGGGTCTCGTCCTTGGCGAGGGCCACGCCGC
This is a stretch of genomic DNA from Planctomycetota bacterium. It encodes these proteins:
- a CDS encoding aspartate kinase; this translates as MALVVQKFGGTSVADAHKILAAARKAVARHAAGDRVVVVVSAMGHQTDYLVDLAKQITPRPSAREMDMLLSTGEQVSVALFAMATQSLGVEAVSLTGAQIGIRTDSTHTKARIRSISTDHMRRLLDSGAIVIAAGFQGIDQHGNITTLGRGGSDTTAVALAAVLGADLCEIYTDVDGVYTTDPRVLPAARRLPSIAYDEMLELASLGAGVMHPRSIEFAKKFGVPVLVRSSFRDVPGTLIVDARRAAQRSASGVALAKDETRITLEAVPDQPGSSHALFSRLAASGIAVDMIVQNVGQHGRADISFTVPADDADSALDLTRATAAQLGASGVSHDADLAKVSAVGVGMAREQGVAGRMFTALAAEKINVRMITTSEIKISVLVDRASGPAAVAAVHRAFALDHEAAAEPALGQPATIGRSSPLDVVNRLEGMEDLAIEDCILDASQALLTFIDLPDTPGVAADVFEEVGRAGLFVDMIVQSHPHGGRAELSFTVPAADRDRATDIARRIAASRGGTMADVPHVAKLSITGVGIRSHAGVADRLFKPLADEGINIDLVNTSEVRLDVIVAAEHGERSLAVLRRAFGLG